In a genomic window of Gossypium arboreum isolate Shixiya-1 chromosome 9, ASM2569848v2, whole genome shotgun sequence:
- the LOC108454577 gene encoding uncharacterized protein LOC108454577, with translation MQVLSNARNLARVLGSRTILFNSNQLYLSSLIQSPSSSLQCQLHSDASLGINGSCYYPMPLHSIYPMISRTFFSTEAGTVNSNPTEAVKELYDDMLQSVNVKRTMPPNASLWSMIGNCKNREDIKLLFDVLQNLRRFRLSNLRIHSNFNCNLCQQVAKTCARVGAIDFGKKALWLHNVYGLTPSVASAHHLLSYAKAHNDAKLMVEVMRLLKRNNLPLQAGTADIVFSICYNTNDWELISKYSKRFMKAGVNLRQTTFGTWMEFAIRRGDTESLWNIEKLRSESMKQHSLTTGFACAKGLLLERKPEDAAALIQALNETLSDGRKQSITVEVEKLVNEWPSEVLKHQKEEDKKALAASLKSDIPTMVASLLNIGLARDVKLEDLTKNEILS, from the exons atgcaagTCCTTTCGAACGCTCGCAATCTCGCTAGGGTTTTAGGATCTCGAACAATTCTTTTCAATTCTAATCAACTTTACCTCTCATCTTTGATTCAATCTCCTAGCTCTTCTCTTCAATGCCAACTTCACAGTGACGCTTCCTTAG GGATTAATGGAAGCTGTTATTATCCAATGCCTCTGCATTCAATTTATCCGATGATTTCAAGGACATTTTTTTCGACAGAAGCTGGAACAGTTAATAGCAATCCAACTG AGGCAGTTAAGGAACTCTATGATGACATGCTTCAATCTGTAAATGTTAAACGAACAATGCCTCCGAATGCTTCTCTATGGTCAATGATCGGAAACTGCAAAAATCGTGAAGATATTAAGCTTCTTTTCGATGTTCTCCAGAATCTACGAAGATTT CGATTATCGAACCTACGGATTCATTCAAATTTTAATTGCAATCTCTGCCAACAAGTTGCCAAGACTTGTGCTCGTGTGGGAGCCATTGATTTTG GAAAGAAAGCTTTGTGGCTGCACAATGTTTATGGACTGACTCCTAGTGTTGCATCTGCACATCATTTATTG TCGTATGCTAAGGCTCATAATGATGCTAAACTCATGGTGGAAGTAATGAGGCTTTTAAAAAGGAACAACTTACCATTACAAGCTGGCACTGCGGATATTGTTTTCAG CATTTGTTACAATACAAATGATTGGGAGTTGATCTCTAAGTACTCGAAGAGGTTTATGAAGGCTGGTGTTAATCTACGACAGACTACATTTGGCACTTGGATGGAATTTGCCATCCGAAGAG GAGACACAGAGTCACTGTGGAATATTGAGAAACTGCGATCTGAGTCAATGAAGCAGCATTCTCTCACCACTGGTTTTGCATGTGCCAAG GGTTTACTACTAGAACGCAAGCCCGAGGATGCTGCAGCTCTTATCCAAGCCCTTAATGAG ACTCTATCCGATGGAAGGAAGCAGAGCATTACAGTTGAAGTTGAAAAGCTGGTAAACGAATGGCCTTCAGAAGTTCTTAAACATCAAAAAGAGGAGGATAAGAAG GCATTGGCTGCATCTTTGAAATCAGATATTCCTACCATGGTTGCTAGTCTACTAAACATTGGTTTAGCGAGGGACGTAAAATTGGAAGACTTGACGAAAAACGAAATTCTATCATAG
- the LOC108455983 gene encoding calcium-binding protein CP1-like → MCPSERNLRRPENRVPAPETDFRSAFEVLDADRDGKISRDDLRRFYAGFSYGSEDADEMIGAMISLADLNSDGFVEYDEFERVLGGYNNKKKVSSYGVMEDVFKVMDKDGDGRLSHEDLKSYMNWAGFSASDEDIKAMIRLGGGDDKGVCFDGLLKILAVDFSG, encoded by the coding sequence ATGTGTCCGTCGGAAAGAAACTTGAGACGGCCGGAAAATCGAGTTCCGGCACCGGAAACCGATTTCAGATCGGCATTCGAGGTACTCGACGCGGATCGCGACGGGAAGATAAGCAGAGACGATTTAAGAAGATTTTACGCTGGATTTTCGTACGGTTCCGAAGATGCCGACGAAATGATCGGGGCGATGATTTCGTTAGCGGATTTAAACAGCGACGGATTCGTGGAGTACGACGAGTTCGAACGCGTTTTAGGAGGGTATAATAACAAAAAGAAGGTATCAAGTTACGGTGTAATGGAAGATGTTTTCAAGGTTATGGATAAAGATGGAGATGGAAGATTAAGCCACGAAGATTTGAAAAGTTATATGAACTGGGCTGGGTTTTCGGCTTCAGATGAAGATATTAAAGCGATGATTAGATTGGGCGGTGGTGATGATAAAGGTGTTTGTTTTGATGGTCTGCTTAAGATTTTAGCTGTTGATTTTTCTGGCTAA